The Candidatus Woesearchaeota archaeon genome contains a region encoding:
- a CDS encoding bifunctional N(6)-L-threonylcarbamoyladenine synthase/serine/threonine protein kinase: protein MICLGIESTAHTFGVGIVKEENREVSILANVKSAYTSEKEGIIPWEAAEHHSECFDSVIRQALSDANVSFSDIDLISFSQGPGLGPCLRVGAFVARTLSVLLDKPLIGVNHCIAHLEIGRLVTDSKDPVLMYASGANTQIIAFEGGRYRIFGETLDMGIGNMIDTFARKIGMGFPGGPKVYQLSLEGKNYIELPYVVKGMDVSFSGILTNIGKKYESREYSVPDLCYSLQETVFAMLVEVSERAIAHCGKSELLMGGGVACNKRLFEMAKKMCDERGAKCFSPLPELLVDNGAMISWLGLLEHQKGARQSLSETAVRPYERTDDIDAFWHTAEKNYSFRKKN from the coding sequence ATGATATGCCTTGGGATTGAAAGCACAGCCCACACATTTGGAGTGGGAATCGTGAAAGAGGAAAATCGCGAAGTCTCAATTCTTGCAAATGTGAAGTCCGCATACACTTCTGAAAAGGAGGGAATTATCCCCTGGGAGGCGGCAGAGCACCATTCTGAATGCTTTGACTCTGTTATAAGGCAGGCGCTTTCTGATGCAAATGTCTCATTTTCCGACATTGACCTGATATCCTTCTCTCAAGGGCCCGGATTAGGGCCTTGCCTAAGGGTTGGAGCATTTGTTGCAAGAACACTTTCAGTGCTTTTGGATAAGCCGCTTATAGGTGTTAATCACTGCATAGCGCATCTTGAAATTGGGCGGCTTGTTACTGACTCAAAGGACCCGGTTCTTATGTATGCATCAGGCGCAAACACCCAGATAATCGCATTTGAAGGCGGGAGATACAGGATTTTCGGGGAAACCCTTGACATGGGAATTGGAAACATGATTGACACCTTTGCAAGGAAGATTGGGATGGGATTTCCAGGAGGGCCTAAAGTTTATCAGCTTTCCCTTGAAGGAAAGAATTACATTGAACTGCCCTATGTGGTTAAAGGGATGGATGTGTCTTTCAGCGGGATACTCACCAACATCGGGAAAAAGTATGAAAGCAGGGAATATTCTGTTCCTGACTTGTGCTATTCCCTTCAGGAGACTGTTTTTGCAATGCTTGTTGAGGTTTCTGAGAGGGCTATTGCCCACTGCGGAAAGAGCGAGCTTCTCATGGGCGGAGGGGTTGCCTGCAACAAGCGCCTTTTTGAGATGGCAAAAAAAATGTGCGATGAGCGTGGTGCAAAATGCTTTTCGCCTCTTCCTGAGCTTCTTGTGGACAACGGGGCTATGATTTCATGGCTCGGGCTTCTTGAGCACCAGAAAGGGGCAAGGCAGAGTCTTTCTGAAACTGCTGTTCGCCCCTATGAAAGAACAGATGACATTGATGCATTCTGGCACACAGCAGAAAAAAATTATTCCTTCAGGAAGAAAAATTAA
- a CDS encoding PAC2 family protein, which yields MLYLTKKPKNAVVIEAFPGFGLVGTIAVEFLIEHLKTEHIGRISLKEEIPLVAIHEGKLVESMGVFYSKEYNIILIRSVNKITGQNFRELSEDFMKLEEELEVKEFVSLEGVNSPAAGGDVFFFCKEKEKEKDYESLGIKPLKEGIILGTTAALLTCLKSISGLFAETNSELPDSKASAELIKILDKRFSLKVDYQPLLDNAKKFENKLKQVIEKSRAATDEQEKKKLNYVG from the coding sequence ATGCTATACCTAACAAAAAAACCAAAAAACGCAGTTGTGATAGAGGCTTTCCCGGGATTCGGGCTTGTCGGAACAATAGCAGTTGAATTTCTCATAGAGCACCTCAAGACAGAGCATATCGGAAGGATAAGCCTGAAAGAGGAAATACCGCTTGTGGCAATCCACGAGGGAAAGCTTGTTGAATCCATGGGAGTCTTCTACAGCAAGGAATACAACATAATTCTCATTAGAAGCGTGAACAAGATTACCGGGCAGAACTTCCGCGAGCTTTCAGAGGACTTCATGAAGCTGGAAGAAGAGCTTGAGGTGAAGGAGTTCGTAAGCCTTGAAGGCGTTAATTCCCCTGCAGCAGGAGGGGATGTTTTCTTCTTCTGCAAGGAAAAGGAAAAAGAGAAGGACTATGAATCTCTCGGGATAAAGCCCCTGAAAGAGGGGATAATCCTTGGGACAACAGCGGCGCTCCTCACATGCCTGAAAAGCATAAGCGGGCTTTTTGCAGAAACAAATTCAGAGCTGCCTGACAGCAAGGCATCTGCCGAGCTGATAAAGATTCTTGACAAGCGCTTCAGCCTCAAGGTTGACTACCAGCCGCTCCTGGACAATGCAAAGAAATTTGAGAACAAGCTCAAGCAGGTAATAGAGAAGAGCAGGGCTGCAACAGACGAGCAGGAAAAAAAGAAGCTTAACTACGTCGGATAA
- a CDS encoding 50S ribosomal protein L44e: MKIPKIIKRYCAHCKKHTPHKVFQSKKKKPSSLSYGSKYRARKRGRARGQGGHGRYSKPAVTAWKMAGKKQSKKTDFRYECSVCKKSSVQKEGKRAKKVEFV, from the coding sequence ATGAAGATTCCAAAGATAATAAAAAGGTATTGCGCGCACTGCAAGAAGCATACGCCTCACAAGGTATTCCAATCCAAAAAGAAAAAGCCAAGCTCCCTGAGCTACGGCTCAAAGTACCGGGCCAGGAAGAGGGGGCGTGCCAGAGGGCAGGGCGGGCATGGAAGGTATTCCAAGCCAGCAGTAACCGCCTGGAAGATGGCTGGAAAAAAGCAGTCAAAGAAGACTGACTTCCGCTATGAATGCAGCGTGTGCAAGAAGAGCAGCGTGCAGAAGGAAGGAAAAAGGGCAAAAAAGGTTGAATTCGTATAA
- a CDS encoding NHL repeat-containing protein, whose product MIKKIEMHKMRKRDLWMAAPLIILLLFIELSIAECSKSEGTDPNSEYPLRFFAGVCTDNIGAHPDEIIEKEGKYYLAEQVCNISSGLCTDYFDINGAYGGSVISGRNALSCSYDLPEKGLSEEEKKGSAENFTVKIGEIEYQSARCCRNENSVCTDSSENRTDLRACCAGFSCISGKCAKIPECIPSSELCSDGIDNDCDGKVDCDDTDCFSQDEKPLFWDAIKDTDCKSSFAEGFPGCRLAQCGECMPDGTGTRCECSILTAEKREEGKEYVPAVKSCIQKNDNSCIKSECAKLGGMCLNKSILTNWNCGETEGLSEAIGVPESACGNCEFDCCIPKQEPSCGAENQPCCIYGCGFFNEGLSCCADNVCRKSCTAPSSAIERITKNEEGIITVYATLLDGTYVRVTIANDGKIISAESDGNIEDTAKDEREGKFKADENLKNNIKLPESVKAYAERNNVTRTDEKPKSAEKRSYQEQCSIDNEPKCDDSAGLVCVKKALYECDCMADFKWDDSAKKCIESEPEEVFDTCRFRNPTGIAVRSRDEIFVTDTGNNRIIVFKRPVETLDDEKPSFVKKYIFGNPDGSAGTIPGKEFNAPTGISVDQGDYNRVYVSDSNNNRVQVLNYCEPSKLYTFIKQESSAGGTQFSFPAGIEVYDENLFIADLKNNRIVVLGSSRDRTLEFIRQFGSHTESEFEEGKFRELSDITVYSNGIFAVDSQSRRIQVFDSQEYFSSGNFKLKGTIEFEESARIYAIATKGKYIYVSDSVNGKVYQIDSDDYSKRKSIDGLDTPTGLDVIDEPRDKGFSYLYISESGKNRILVYNTKSYFEEGITEPAAIIGPVIC is encoded by the coding sequence ATGATTAAAAAAATTGAGATGCATAAGATGAGAAAAAGGGATTTATGGATGGCTGCTCCGTTAATCATATTGCTTCTCTTCATAGAACTTTCAATTGCAGAGTGCTCAAAAAGCGAGGGAACAGACCCAAATTCAGAATATCCGCTGAGATTTTTTGCAGGAGTATGCACAGATAATATTGGGGCGCATCCTGACGAGATAATTGAAAAAGAAGGGAAGTATTACCTTGCAGAGCAGGTATGCAACATATCATCGGGCTTGTGCACTGACTATTTTGATATTAACGGAGCATATGGAGGAAGTGTAATAAGCGGGAGAAATGCCCTTTCCTGCAGCTATGATCTTCCTGAAAAAGGGCTCAGCGAAGAGGAGAAAAAGGGCTCTGCTGAAAACTTTACAGTAAAAATCGGAGAAATTGAGTATCAATCAGCAAGATGCTGCAGAAATGAAAATTCAGTATGCACTGATTCTTCTGAAAATCGCACTGATTTGAGGGCATGCTGCGCAGGATTTTCATGCATAAGCGGAAAATGCGCAAAAATTCCTGAATGCATCCCTTCTTCTGAACTCTGCTCAGACGGGATTGACAATGACTGCGACGGAAAGGTTGACTGCGATGACACAGACTGCTTCAGCCAGGATGAAAAGCCCCTTTTCTGGGATGCGATAAAAGATACTGACTGCAAGAGCTCATTTGCAGAGGGCTTTCCAGGATGCAGGCTTGCGCAGTGCGGGGAATGCATGCCTGACGGAACAGGAACAAGATGCGAATGCAGCATATTAACTGCTGAAAAAAGGGAAGAAGGAAAAGAATATGTTCCTGCTGTAAAGAGCTGCATCCAGAAAAATGATAATTCATGCATAAAAAGCGAGTGCGCAAAACTTGGAGGGATGTGCCTGAACAAGTCAATACTCACAAACTGGAACTGTGGGGAAACAGAGGGGCTCTCTGAAGCAATTGGCGTTCCAGAGAGCGCATGCGGAAACTGCGAATTTGACTGCTGCATTCCAAAGCAGGAGCCATCATGCGGAGCTGAAAACCAGCCCTGCTGCATATACGGCTGCGGATTTTTCAATGAGGGATTAAGCTGCTGCGCAGACAATGTCTGCAGGAAATCCTGCACTGCGCCTTCAAGCGCTATTGAAAGAATAACAAAAAATGAAGAGGGCATAATAACTGTATATGCAACCTTGCTGGATGGAACATATGTCAGGGTAACAATAGCAAATGACGGAAAGATAATATCTGCGGAAAGCGACGGAAACATTGAAGACACAGCAAAAGACGAGAGAGAAGGAAAATTCAAGGCAGATGAAAACTTGAAGAACAACATTAAACTTCCTGAATCAGTAAAGGCATATGCAGAAAGGAATAATGTAACAAGAACTGATGAAAAGCCGAAAAGCGCAGAAAAGCGCTCATACCAGGAACAGTGCTCAATTGACAATGAACCCAAATGCGATGATTCCGCAGGGCTTGTCTGCGTGAAAAAGGCGCTTTATGAGTGCGACTGCATGGCTGATTTCAAATGGGATGATTCTGCAAAAAAATGCATTGAATCAGAGCCAGAAGAGGTATTTGACACATGCAGGTTCAGGAACCCGACTGGAATTGCAGTAAGGTCGAGAGATGAGATATTTGTAACAGACACAGGAAACAACAGGATTATAGTTTTCAAAAGGCCTGTTGAAACTCTTGATGATGAAAAGCCATCTTTTGTCAAAAAATACATTTTTGGAAATCCTGACGGAAGCGCAGGGACAATTCCGGGAAAAGAGTTCAATGCTCCTACAGGAATATCAGTTGACCAGGGCGACTACAACAGGGTTTATGTTTCTGACTCAAACAACAACAGGGTGCAGGTGCTTAACTACTGCGAGCCCTCAAAATTATACACTTTCATAAAGCAGGAAAGCTCTGCCGGAGGAACACAGTTCAGCTTCCCTGCAGGGATAGAGGTTTATGATGAGAATCTCTTCATAGCTGACCTTAAGAACAACAGGATTGTAGTATTAGGAAGCAGCAGGGACAGGACTCTGGAATTTATCAGGCAATTCGGCTCGCACACTGAATCAGAGTTTGAAGAGGGAAAATTCAGGGAGCTTTCAGACATTACAGTTTATTCAAACGGGATATTTGCAGTGGACAGCCAGAGCAGAAGAATCCAGGTTTTTGACAGCCAGGAATATTTCTCAAGCGGCAATTTCAAGCTTAAAGGAACAATTGAATTTGAGGAAAGCGCAAGGATTTACGCAATTGCCACAAAGGGAAAATACATTTATGTAAGCGATTCAGTCAACGGAAAGGTATACCAGATAGACAGCGACGATTACAGCAAAAGAAAGTCAATTGACGGCTTGGACACTCCAACAGGGCTTGATGTGATTGATGAGCCAAGAGACAAGGGCTTTTCCTACCTTTACATATCTGAATCAGGAAAGAACAGGATACTTGTCTACAACACAAAGTCCTATTTTGAGGAAGGGATAACAGAGCCGGCTGCGATAATCGGCCCTGTAATCTGCTGA
- a CDS encoding 4Fe-4S binding protein encodes MDYKKCKNTKTCISVCPMSVYAEEKGKTVVKKPNECIGCRACEVQCPHSAIKINEE; translated from the coding sequence ATTGACTATAAGAAATGCAAGAATACAAAGACATGCATAAGCGTCTGCCCCATGAGCGTGTATGCCGAGGAAAAGGGGAAGACAGTCGTCAAGAAGCCAAATGAGTGCATAGGATGCAGGGCATGCGAGGTTCAGTGCCCGCACTCTGCAATAAAGATTAATGAGGAGTAA